Part of the Streptomyces sp. f51 genome is shown below.
TGCGCCATACGGCGCATGTCGGGCGCGGCCGTACGCGCTACGGCGCATCCGGTCCCCCCGTACGAGGCGTGCCCCCGGTCTCGAAGCCGACGCAGACGCGGCGTAACGTGGAAGCCGTCCGGGCCCGCTTCCTCGACGGGTCCGTGCCGGGTACGGGCCGGGAGTGTCCGACACAGGCGGGTGGTGGAGTGTGATCAGGAAGCAGAGCAACGTCCAGGTCTTCCGGATCACCGGAGCCAGACAGAGCCTGGACGACGATGTGCGCGGCCGGCAGCGCCGCTATGTCATCTCGATGTCCGTCCGCACGGTGTCGGTGATCCTGGCGGCCTCCCTGTGGAACGTCGAACGGCCCGTCGCCCTGGTCGCTCTGGTCCTCGGGATCCTCCTCCCGTACGTCGCGGTGGTCATCGCCAACGCCGGGCGGGAGAACGCGCCCTCGCTCCCCTCGACCTTCGTCACGGCTCCGCTGCGTCCGATGATCACGGGACCCGTGCCGGACGGCTCGCGGGAGCCGTTCACGGACGACGCCGCGAGCGGTGCCGGGACGCGTCCCGGGGCCGAACCGCGCGACCCGGGCTGAGGCCGGACAGAAGTCGGCGGGAACGCGAACTCGCCCCGGGACAGGGCCGGTTCGGCTTCGGACGGACGCCTTCGGAAGCGTCGAAAACGGAATGCCGCCGCGCGGGCAAGCTCAAGAAAAGCTCAGATCAATCATGTTGTTCCGGTGCCGGGCGGCGGGCTACCCGTGACATACTTCGTACGCGCTCCGCATCCCCCGTCGGAGCGACGGACCGACGCCGGGCAGCTCCCCCCGTGGCTGCTCGGCGTCGCCTTTGTGCGCACTCGGAGCCCCGCCCGCGAACGGTCCCGCCCACCGTGCGGCGCAGGTGCCGTGAGGCCTCGGCTAGGGTCGGCAGGGTGATGTCGAACGCCCCCGGTTCCGGTCCCGCCTCCCCCGTCTGCTCGGCCAAGGCCTGTCGTGCGGCCGCCGTGTGGGTGCTCGCGTGGAACAACCCGAAACTGCACACGCCCGAGCGCCGCAAGACGTGGCTCGCGTGCGAGGAGCACCGCGAGCATCTGTCGCAGTTCCTCGGGGTGCGCGGGTTTCTCAAGGACGTCGTGTCCCTCGACGAGTGGGAGGCCTCCCGGCCCGCGGAGCCCGACGGGGAGTGACCCGCACGCACCGCCGGCCGGCGCTGCGGCGTCGGCGCGGAGCGTCGGCGCCGTCAGCCGCCGATGGCCGACATCGGGCGGTCGGGCTGCACGAACGAGGGGTCGTCCAGGCCCGCTCCCGCCTTCTTGCCCCACATCGCGGTGCGCCAGGTGCCGGCTATCTCCTCGTCGGACGCGCCCGAGCGCAGGGCTCCCCGCAGATCGGTCTCCTCGGTGGCGAACAGACAGGTGCGCACCTGGCCGTCGGCGGTGAGCCGGGTGCGGTCGCAGGCCGCGCAGAACGGGCGGGTGACGGAGGCGATCACCCCGACGCGGTGCGGGCCGCCGTCGACGATCCAGCGCTCGGCGGGTGCGGAGCCCCGCTCGTCGGCGCCTTCCTGCGTGAGCCGGAAGCGGGTGCGCAGCGAGGCGAGGATGTCGGCGGCGGTGACCATGCCGTCGCGCTTCCAGCCGTGCTGGGCGTCCAGGGGCATCTGCTCGATGAAGCGGAGTTCGTAGTCGTGCTCCATGGACCAGGCGAGCAGCTCGGGGGCTTCGTCGGCGTTCAGGCCCGGCATCAGGACCGAGTTGATCTTCACCGGGGTCAGGCCGGCGTCGTGGGCGGCTTCGAGGCCCTCGATGACGTCCTTGTGGCGGTCGCGGCGGGTGAGGGTCTTGAAGACGTCGGGGCGCAGCGTGTCCAGGGAGACGTTCACCCGGTCCAGGCCCGCCGCCTTCAGGGCGGCCGCGGTGCGCTTGAGCCCGATGCCGTTGGTCGTCAGGGACATCCGGGGCCGGGGCGCGAGGGCGGCGACCCGCTCGACGATGCCGGGCAGGCCGGGGCGCAGCAGGGGCTCGCCGCCGGTGAAGCGGACCTCCTCGATGCCGAGGCGGGTGACGGCGATCCCGATGAGGCGGACGATCTCGTCGTCGGTGAGCAGATCGGGCTTGCCGAGCCACTGCAATCCTTCTTCGGGCATGCAGTAGGTGCAGCGGAGGTTGCACCGGTCCGTCAGTGAGACACGCAGGTCGGTGGCCACCCGGCCATAGGTGTCGATGAGCACGTGGGCCCCCTCCCTCGTCGCCGATCTCGTTGTCCGGATACCTGCGAGCCTACGTGACGGCACGGACAACGACAGCGGCCCGATCCCACGAGACGCGGCACGGGCCCGTCGTAGGGACCTACCAGTGGTGATCCACCGGCGGTCTGCGACGGGCCCGTGCGATGCCGGGGCCTCGGGCCCGGGGTCTCGGGTCCTGGCTAGTGCGCCCCGGTGCCCGTCAGGGAGCGGACCTCCAGTTCGGCGTACTTGCCGGCGTCCGGCTCCTCCTTGGACAGGACGGTGCCGAGCCAGCCCAGCAGGAAGCCGACCGGGATGGAGATGAGGCCCGGGTTCTCCAGCGGGAACCAGTGGAAGTCGACGTCCGGGAACATCGAGGTGGGTTTTCCGGAGACGACGGGCGAGAACAGGACCAGGCCGACCGCGGTGACCAGGCCGCCGTAGATCGACCAGAGGGCGCCCGGGGTGGTGAACCTCTTCCAGAACAGGCTGTAGAGGATCGTCGGCAGGTTGGCGGAGGCCGCGACGGCGAAGGCGAGGGCGACCAGACCGGCGACGTTGAGGTCGCGGGCGAGGGCCCCGAG
Proteins encoded:
- a CDS encoding DUF3099 domain-containing protein, giving the protein MRKQSNVQVFRITGARQSLDDDVRGRQRRYVISMSVRTVSVILAASLWNVERPVALVALVLGILLPYVAVVIANAGRENAPSLPSTFVTAPLRPMITGPVPDGSREPFTDDAASGAGTRPGAEPRDPG
- the moaA gene encoding GTP 3',8-cyclase MoaA, encoding MLIDTYGRVATDLRVSLTDRCNLRCTYCMPEEGLQWLGKPDLLTDDEIVRLIGIAVTRLGIEEVRFTGGEPLLRPGLPGIVERVAALAPRPRMSLTTNGIGLKRTAAALKAAGLDRVNVSLDTLRPDVFKTLTRRDRHKDVIEGLEAAHDAGLTPVKINSVLMPGLNADEAPELLAWSMEHDYELRFIEQMPLDAQHGWKRDGMVTAADILASLRTRFRLTQEGADERGSAPAERWIVDGGPHRVGVIASVTRPFCAACDRTRLTADGQVRTCLFATEETDLRGALRSGASDEEIAGTWRTAMWGKKAGAGLDDPSFVQPDRPMSAIGG